The proteins below come from a single Oncorhynchus keta strain PuntledgeMale-10-30-2019 chromosome 32, Oket_V2, whole genome shotgun sequence genomic window:
- the LOC118378989 gene encoding ectonucleotide pyrophosphatase/phosphodiesterase family member 7-like: MLWTVSLCLLLAASSSGVPLDRYSTKGQHKVLLVSFDGFRWDYDRDVDTPNLDTMAKDGVKARYVTPPYLTITSPTHFTLLTGRYIENHGVIHNMWFNITTSEKLPYYATQFKNEWWDNGTLPIWITAQRQGLRAGSLHFPGTQSTYQGETQTVKEVEPRFYDYKNETKWQENVEKVMGTWFSEMDLDFVSLYFGEPDGTGHKYGPDSPERREMVKQVDRTVGYIRSLAEQNGLADSLNIIITADHGMSNVYRNGLVKEITLSRIPGFSFRDIAFHLVDFGPSGMLLPKKGMLDKVYNALKGAHPHLHVFKKEEMPKRLHFANNNRILPIILFSDPGYVINGFLPVQFNTGEHGFDNEEMDMKPFFRAVGPAFQKNLEVGPFETVNIYPLMCHILGIKPDPNDGHLDATKHMLVSATEDLRQDIKSNIFVGLAAVAGFLVVVFIAVVSFKAFKKEKNDRSSDKSVLPGGKEVTQTAL, translated from the exons ATGTTGTGGACAGTGAGTCTCTGCCTCCTGTTGGCCGCGTCCTCTTCAGGTGTACCGCTGGATAGATACAGCACCAAAGGCCAGCATAAAGTACTGCTCGTCTCCTTCGATGGCTTTAGGTGGGACTACGACCGCGATGTGGACACGCCAAATCTGGACACAATGGCCAAAGACGGGGTCAAGGCCAGATATGTGACCCCACCTTACCTCACCATCACCAGTCCCACACATTTCACCCTCCTAACAG GGCGCTACATTGAAAACCATGGGGTGATCCACAACATGTGgttcaacatcaccaccagtgaGAAACTACCTTACTATGCTACTCAGTTTAAGAATGAGTGGTGGGACAACGGCACTCTACCCATCTGGATCACAGCCCAGAGACAG GGCCTGAGGGCTGGCTCTCTTCACTTTCCTGGCACGCAATCCACCTACCAGGGAGAGACGCAGACAGTGAAGGAAGTGGAACCACGGTTTTATGACTACAAAAACGAGACAAAATGGCAAGAGAACGTAGAGAAGGTGATGGGCACCTGGTTCAGTGAGATGGACCTGGACTTTGTGTCACTGTATTTTGGGGAGCCTGATGGCACAGGCCACAAATATGGGCCTGATTCCCCTGAGCGGAGGGAGATGGTCAAGCAGGTGGACAGAACAGTGGGCTACATCCGCAGCTTGGCTGAACAAAACGGACTTGCCGATAGTCTCAACATCATCATCACCGCTGACCATGGGATGAGCAATGTGTACCGCAACGGCTTGGTGAAGGAGATCACCCTGTCCAGGATCCCCGGATTCTCCTTCAGAGATATAGCCTTTCACCTGGTGGACTTTGGGCCCTCTGGGATGCTACTTCCCAAGAAGGGCATGCTGGATAAGGTCTACAACGCCCTGAAGGGGGCGCACCCTCACCTTCATGTCTTCAAGAAGGAGGAGATGCCCAAGCGCCTTCACTTTGCTAATAACAACCGCATCCTACCCATCATTCTCTTCTCTGACCCTGGATATGTCATTAACGGG TTCCTCCCAGTGCAGTTCAACACGGGGGAGCATGGCTTTGACAACGAAGAAATGGACATGAAGCCCTTCTTCAGGGCTGTGGGGCCGGCATTCCAAAAGAACCTGGAGGTGGGGCCCTTTGAGACAGTGAACATATACCCCTTGATGTGTCACATACTGGGCATCAAGCCTGATCCCAATGATGGCCACCTGGATGCCACAAAACACATGCTGGTCTCTGCCACAGAGG ACCTCCGTCAGGACATAAAATCAAATATCTTTGTTGGATTGGCAGCAGTGGCTGGATTTCTTGTTGTGGTCTTCATAGCTGTTGTGTCATTTAAAGCATTCAAGAAGGAGAAAAATGATAGAAG CTCTGACAAGTCAGTGCTTCCAGGGGGAAAGGAAGTGACTCAAACTGCCCTTTAA
- the LOC118378987 gene encoding chromobox protein homolog 2-like, whose product MEELSAVGEQVFDAECILNKRLRKGKLEFLVKWRGWSSKHNSWEPQANILDPRLLAAFNKSEQEKEILICKRGKRPRGRPRKVVETVPEVSKSSSSSSSSSSSGSSSSSSSSSSSSDDDDDDDNNDRKAKPGPRTRELHPVPQKKAQIVVAKPEPQRKKRGRKALPAEMKAIQQNKGQRKIIKTVAKDSPADLRGGIKKPFHPASFTFMGLNSRGPLGVQSRCSLAQGGTTKNSMNTAASCRSNTSASLSFNQRSNQSKSQASDFKLSVSEVDSGAGLDLKTTASKSPGVAALNLHNSKLSTSNGNLQGAFQPQLGSHNGQKKPDAPGQTPVQQVPNNKTAAPFSTPKGPANQAASLQALNLQSVNKSTPGNGTPGNGTAPVSNLRSTANPARKDTVGQYGLENNLVQSPVTPGGQQPRKNHPGVDKVKAEEISEAGVMTERPERLTTTRAQGRVEKSIVQNPSAEARDILGKRERSASKDIGKQAKVLLSEMSTGEESTSDSDQDSPYPSNSQDLSISVQTGQDWKPTHSLIEHVFVTDVTANLVTVTVKESPTSVGFFNIHNY is encoded by the exons ATGGAGGAATTGAGCGCCGTAGGAGAACAGGTTTTCGACGCTGAATGCATCCTGAACAAACGACTAAGAAAG GGGAAGTTAGAGTTTCTTGTAAAGTGGAGGGGATGGTCATCCAA GCACAATAGCTGGGAGCCCCAAGCGAACATCCTTGACCCAAGATTATTGGCTGCATTTAACAAGAG TGAACAAGAAAAGGAAATCCTGATCTGCAAGAGAGGGAAAAGGCCGAGGGGCAGACCTCGAAAAGTTGTG GAAACTGTGCCTGAAGTGTCAAAGTCAAGCAGCTCTTCATCATCGTCATCTTCGTCTGGCTCATCATCGtcatcttcttcctcttcctcctcatcggATGATGACGACGACGATGATAACAACGATAGAAAGGCAAAGCCAGGTCCCAGAACACGGGAGCTCCACCCCGTCCCTCAGAAGAAAGCACAGATTGTTGTGGCCAAGCCGGAGCCCCAGAGGAAGAAGCGAGGCAGGAAAGCACTGCCTGCTGAAATGAAGGCCATTCAACAGAACAAGGGCCAGCGCAAGATCATAAAGACAGTTGCCAAAGACTCCCCTGCAGACCTCCGAGGTGGAATCAAGAAACCCTTTCACCCAGCCAGCTTCACCTTCATGGGGTTGAACAGCAGAGGCCCTCTGGGTGTCCAGAGCAGATGTTCCCTGGCCCAGGGTGGGACTACTAAAAACTCCATGAACACTGCAGCCTCTTGCCGGTCAAATACCtcagcttctctctctttcaaccAGAGATCCAACCAGAGCAAGAGTCAAGCTTCTGACTTCAAACTGTCGGTCTCTGAAGTGGACAGTGGAGCAGGTTTGGACTTAAAAACGACTGCAAGCAAATCTCCTGGCGTAGCAGCGTTGAATTTGCATAACTCCAAACTCTCAACCAGCAATGGCAACCTGCAAGGAGCTTTTCAGCCACAGCTGGGTTCCCACAATGGGCAGAAGAAACCAGATGCCCCTGGGCAAACACCAGTGCAGCAGGTACCCAATAACAAAACTGCTGCCCCCTTCTCCACTCCTAAAGGCCCTGCCAACCAAGCTGCAAGCCTTCAGGCACTAAACCTGCAGAGTGTGAACAAATCAACACCGGGCAACGGTACTCCAGGCAATGGCACTGCGCCAGTGTCCAACCTGCGAAGCACCGCCAACCCAGCACGGAAAGACACAGTTGGTCAGTATGGTCTAGAGAATAATCTTGTCCAGAGTCCTGTCACGCCTGGTGGACAACAGCCCAGAAAGAACCATCCTGGAGTTGATAAGGTCAAAGCGGAGGAGATCAGTGAAGCGGGTGTCATGACAGAGAGGCCTGAGAGGCTGACTACAACAAGGGCCCAAGGGAGGGTTGAGAAGAGCATTGTCCAGAACCCCTCCGCAGAGGCCAGAGACATCCTGGGCAAGCGGGAGAGATCTGCCTCCAAAGACATTGGCAAGCAGGCCAAGGTCCTCCTGAGTGAGATGAGCACCGGTGAGGAGAGCACCTCCGACTCTGACCAGGATTCCCCCTACCCAAGTAACAGTCAGGACTTGTCCATCTCAGTCCAGACCGGCCAGGACTGGAAGCCCACTCACAGCCTGATCGAGCATGTGTTTGTTACTGACGTCACTGCCAATCTTGTCACTGTCACAGTCAAGGAGTCCCCAACCAGTGTGGGCTTCTTCAACATACATAATTATTGA